From the genome of Monomorium pharaonis isolate MP-MQ-018 chromosome 2, ASM1337386v2, whole genome shotgun sequence, one region includes:
- the LOC118644578 gene encoding uncharacterized protein LOC118644578, which translates to MRAGCHVTLPREIITKRAVVNVKSMDNACFAWSVIAALYPAERNSERESSYPHYTNVLNFNDIEFPIALKDIKKFERLNNISVNVYEIQKDQTETYKILPLRLSNDKKEKHVNLLYVQDLREDNVGHFACIKNLSRLVSSQLSKKEHKKYICDR; encoded by the coding sequence ATGCGCGCGGGATGTCACGTGACATTACCGCGGGAAATAATAACAAAGCGTGCGGTTGTTAACGTGAAATCGATGGACAATGCTTGCTTCGCGTGGTCTGTGATAGCCGCTCTATATCCCGCAGAAAGAAATTCAGAAAGAGAGTCATCGTACCCTCATTATACAAACGTTCTGAATTTCAATGACATTGAGTTTCCAATCGCgttaaaagacattaaaaaattcgagagactaaataatatttcggtCAACGTCTACGAGATCCAAAAGGATCAAACTGAAACCTATAAAATTCTCCCGCTAAGACTCTCCAACGACAAGAAGGAGAAGCATGTTAATTTGCTATACGTGCAAGATCTACGCGAAGACAACGTGGGGCACTTTGCATGCATCAAGAATCTGTCTCGTCTAGTGAGCTCACAACTCAGTAAAAaggaacacaaaaaatatatttgtgaccggtga